In Risungbinella massiliensis, a single window of DNA contains:
- the spoIVB gene encoding SpoIVB peptidase yields MNQYFRKGFGLLLVLFLLLGSTSSIANQIAKFPQELRMVRGEWKEFQFLLPVWATATVQNPTVVKVNGSTEQAVSLQLDRPLRLESHQQGSTRLTLKLFGTFPLKKLDIRVVPELKVIPGGQSIGVKLKANGVLVVGHHQVQTSQGPVTPAEKAKLQIGDYIIRANGKEIHSVQDMSSEIRKSGEAKKPIQLTIRRDKKEITTQIGPALDAKENQYRLGVYIRDSVAGVGTLTFYDPASKNYGALGHVISDVDTGQPIEIGGGKVIHSSVTSIQKGESGEPGEKRAIFFREDQVLGNINKNTPFGIFGKMDEKPDQGLQKEAVPIALREQVKEGPAKILTVVDGQKVEEFDVQITHVTRQNFPATKGIIIKVTDKRLLEKTGGIVQGMSGSPILQDGKLVGAVTHVFVNDPTSGYGTFIEWMLQDAGVINQSADALGSAFSFP; encoded by the coding sequence GTGAATCAGTATTTCCGTAAAGGATTTGGTCTTCTCCTGGTGCTTTTCCTCCTCTTGGGCAGCACTTCTTCTATCGCCAATCAGATAGCTAAGTTCCCTCAAGAGCTTCGAATGGTCCGAGGAGAGTGGAAAGAATTTCAATTCTTACTTCCTGTCTGGGCAACTGCGACTGTTCAAAATCCAACAGTCGTAAAAGTAAATGGTTCCACCGAGCAAGCAGTTTCTCTCCAATTGGATCGTCCTTTACGTCTAGAATCTCATCAGCAGGGTAGTACCAGGTTGACGTTAAAGCTTTTTGGGACATTTCCGTTAAAGAAACTGGATATTCGAGTCGTACCCGAACTGAAAGTAATTCCGGGAGGGCAATCAATCGGTGTCAAATTGAAGGCAAATGGAGTTTTGGTAGTGGGTCATCACCAAGTCCAGACTAGCCAAGGTCCTGTTACTCCAGCAGAAAAAGCGAAACTCCAAATCGGGGATTATATCATTCGAGCAAACGGAAAAGAAATTCATTCTGTTCAAGATATGTCTTCGGAGATTCGTAAATCAGGAGAGGCAAAAAAACCGATTCAATTAACCATTCGTCGAGACAAGAAGGAGATCACTACTCAAATTGGTCCTGCTTTAGACGCAAAAGAGAATCAGTATCGTCTTGGAGTCTATATTCGAGACTCCGTCGCAGGTGTCGGTACTCTGACTTTTTATGATCCAGCGTCCAAAAACTATGGAGCTTTAGGGCATGTTATATCGGATGTTGATACAGGACAACCTATTGAAATCGGCGGTGGAAAAGTAATTCATTCCAGTGTCACCTCGATCCAAAAAGGGGAGTCAGGTGAACCTGGTGAGAAGAGAGCAATCTTTTTCCGCGAGGACCAAGTGCTAGGAAACATTAACAAAAATACTCCATTCGGCATTTTTGGCAAGATGGATGAAAAGCCAGATCAAGGATTACAAAAAGAAGCAGTACCGATTGCGCTAAGGGAGCAAGTAAAAGAAGGGCCTGCAAAGATATTAACAGTCGTTGACGGACAAAAAGTGGAGGAGTTTGACGTACAAATTACACATGTAACTCGTCAAAATTTTCCCGCTACCAAAGGGATAATTATTAAGGTAACAGATAAGCGTCTCTTGGAAAAAACCGGGGGGATTGTCCAAGGGATGAGTGGAAGTCCTATATTGCAAGATGGAAAATTGGTGGGAGCAGTAACCCACGTATTTGTAAATGATCCGACTTCTGGATATGGTACATTTATTGAATGGATGTTACAGGATGCGGGTGTAATCAATCAATCAGCGGATGCCTTAGGCTCCGCTTTTTCATTTCCTTAA
- a CDS encoding polyprenyl synthetase family protein, which translates to MIQSYIKEQAQLIHNTLDKKTQDLPGVPDHLRESMRYSLLAGGKRIRPVLTLATVEALGQDPEKALEIACAIEMIHTYSLIHDDLPAMDDDDYRRGKPTNHKVFGEATAILAGDALLTEAFGWMAQGSAKAGLSSRVMAQLFREASNMAGIYGMVGGQLSDMEAEKRQVGLAELESIHQRKTGALIAFAVRAGALVGGANENLLEALTEYAYHLGLAFQIQDDILDVVGDQEKLGKPIGSDQDNGKSTYPALLGLEGAIEKLKITSQQAVDAIGTRSDLNPTKLVEIVDYLLHRDQ; encoded by the coding sequence ATGATTCAATCATACATAAAAGAGCAAGCACAGTTGATTCACAACACATTAGATAAAAAGACACAAGATTTGCCTGGCGTTCCTGACCACCTTCGCGAATCAATGAGATATTCGTTACTCGCAGGTGGTAAGCGAATTCGTCCTGTATTAACCCTAGCAACGGTTGAGGCATTGGGACAAGATCCAGAAAAAGCATTGGAGATCGCTTGTGCTATTGAAATGATACATACATATTCTCTAATTCATGATGATTTGCCAGCGATGGATGATGATGATTATCGCAGAGGCAAACCAACCAATCATAAAGTTTTCGGTGAAGCGACCGCCATCTTGGCAGGAGATGCACTCCTGACAGAAGCATTTGGCTGGATGGCTCAGGGTTCAGCAAAGGCGGGACTGTCGAGCCGAGTAATGGCTCAACTTTTCCGAGAAGCTTCTAACATGGCAGGGATTTATGGAATGGTAGGCGGTCAACTTTCCGATATGGAAGCGGAAAAACGACAAGTCGGACTTGCGGAACTGGAAAGTATTCATCAACGTAAAACAGGTGCACTTATTGCGTTTGCGGTTCGTGCAGGCGCATTGGTAGGTGGAGCAAACGAGAATTTATTAGAAGCTCTCACCGAGTATGCTTATCATTTGGGACTTGCTTTCCAGATTCAAGATGACATTTTAGATGTAGTGGGTGATCAAGAGAAATTAGGAAAACCTATTGGAAGTGATCAAGATAATGGAAAATCTACCTATCCAGCCTTGCTTGGCTTAGAAGGTGCCATAGAGAAACTGAAGATCACGAGTCAGCAAGCAGTGGATGCCATTGGGACTCGATCTGATTTGAATCCAACTAAATTAGTAGAAATCGTAGATTATTTATTGCATCGTGATCAATAA
- the ahrC gene encoding transcriptional regulator AhrC/ArgR: MKVQRHIKIREIITSKEIETQEELVDELKNAGYNVTQATVSRDIKELQLVKVSTNNGTYKYSLPADHRYNPLQKLKRMLQECFVGIDYSEHTVVMKTLPGYAHAIAVLLDHLDWEDLVGTIAGDDTIFIIARPKEKAPELVERFLEML, translated from the coding sequence ATGAAAGTACAACGTCATATTAAAATCCGTGAAATTATAACTTCGAAAGAGATCGAAACCCAAGAAGAATTAGTAGATGAATTAAAGAATGCTGGTTATAATGTGACTCAAGCAACCGTATCACGAGATATAAAAGAACTGCAATTGGTAAAGGTTTCAACGAATAATGGAACATATAAATACTCGTTACCAGCAGATCACCGATATAATCCTTTGCAAAAATTAAAGCGCATGCTACAAGAATGTTTTGTTGGAATAGATTATTCCGAACATACAGTAGTGATGAAAACTCTTCCGGGATATGCTCATGCAATTGCCGTTTTACTAGATCATCTCGATTGGGAAGACTTAGTAGGGACGATTGCAGGGGATGATACGATCTTTATTATTGCTCGGCCTAAAGAAAAAGCCCCGGAATTGGTGGAGCGGTTCTTAGAAATGTTGTAG
- a CDS encoding TlyA family RNA methyltransferase — protein MVVKKERLDILLVDKGLYTSREQARRAIMAGLVLVDQQRVDKAGTKVPVEATIEVKGQLHPYVSRGGLKLEKALRHFSIDMTGKVMLDIGSSTGGFTDCALQNGASLVYAIDVGYGQLAWKLRQDPRVVVMERTNFRYLERDQLTEAPPNFASIDVSFISLGLILPNLANLLEADGEVVALIKPQFEAGKDQVGKKGIVRDSKVHEQVIQNTLEIAAQHHYHVKGLTYSPIRGQEGNVEFLAYFSWNPTLPVTQTSSELIVQVVKEAHGNSKAEEGSAN, from the coding sequence CTGGTTGTGAAAAAAGAACGATTAGACATACTCTTAGTGGACAAGGGACTTTATACAAGTCGTGAACAGGCCCGCCGAGCAATTATGGCGGGTCTTGTCCTCGTGGACCAACAAAGAGTAGATAAAGCAGGTACCAAAGTACCAGTAGAAGCAACGATAGAAGTAAAAGGACAACTCCATCCGTATGTAAGTCGTGGTGGACTGAAATTAGAAAAAGCGCTTCGTCACTTTTCCATTGATATGACTGGAAAAGTGATGCTAGATATTGGCTCTTCTACCGGGGGATTTACCGACTGTGCCTTGCAAAATGGTGCCTCCCTCGTCTATGCCATTGATGTTGGATATGGTCAGCTTGCTTGGAAACTACGCCAAGACCCCCGTGTGGTTGTAATGGAGCGGACTAACTTCCGCTATCTAGAGCGAGATCAACTTACGGAAGCTCCTCCGAACTTTGCAAGTATCGATGTATCTTTTATCTCACTTGGTCTCATACTACCCAATTTAGCAAATTTGTTAGAAGCGGATGGAGAAGTAGTGGCCTTGATTAAACCACAGTTTGAGGCTGGGAAAGATCAAGTAGGGAAAAAAGGAATTGTTCGAGATTCCAAAGTTCATGAGCAAGTGATTCAAAATACATTGGAGATCGCAGCTCAACATCACTATCACGTAAAAGGACTTACTTATTCCCCGATTCGTGGACAAGAAGGCAATGTAGAATTCTTAGCCTACTTTTCTTGGAATCCAACGCTTCCCGTGACACAGACTTCCTCAGAGTTGATTGTACAAGTAGTAAAAGAAGCGCATGGAAATTCAAAAGCAGAAGAGGGTTCCGCCAACTGA
- a CDS encoding NAD(+)/NADH kinase, with protein MQTVGILLNPEKPHASEVAKKLVTLLERRGVSVLLEPTCADCVKRPDCYSEIESWTQEVEMVFVLGGDGTLLGVARELAGRNIPILGINVGNLGFLSEAEPQDLAHAVDRIMAGEYSIERRMMLDVEWWRNEERLDQGIAFNDVGIAKGSFSRMVQCTVTMDGLPVGSYQGDGVIVSTPTGSTAYSLSCGGPVVHPNIHALLLTPICPHTLTSRPIVLPAQSELEITIEANHHEMGLTIDGQIGYALESGDKVKIRQSVYYTYLVKWKERSFFEVVQKKLHG; from the coding sequence TTGCAAACAGTTGGTATTTTATTAAATCCAGAAAAACCTCATGCATCAGAGGTTGCCAAAAAATTGGTAACGCTGTTAGAAAGACGTGGTGTCTCTGTCTTGCTTGAACCAACCTGTGCAGATTGTGTGAAGCGACCTGATTGTTACTCAGAGATCGAATCTTGGACTCAAGAAGTGGAAATGGTTTTTGTACTTGGGGGAGATGGAACTCTTTTAGGAGTAGCGAGAGAATTGGCTGGTCGAAACATCCCTATATTAGGAATCAACGTAGGAAACTTGGGTTTTTTATCGGAAGCAGAACCCCAGGATCTCGCTCATGCAGTAGATCGCATCATGGCAGGAGAATATAGCATAGAACGAAGAATGATGTTAGATGTCGAATGGTGGAGAAATGAAGAGCGTCTCGACCAAGGAATTGCATTCAATGATGTTGGAATAGCCAAAGGATCTTTTAGCAGGATGGTCCAATGTACAGTTACGATGGATGGTTTGCCAGTGGGGAGCTATCAAGGGGATGGAGTGATTGTCTCTACTCCTACAGGATCTACTGCCTATTCTCTATCTTGCGGCGGTCCTGTTGTGCATCCTAATATTCATGCTCTATTGTTGACCCCGATCTGTCCTCATACGTTGACAAGTCGTCCTATTGTGTTACCAGCTCAAAGTGAACTAGAAATTACAATAGAGGCCAATCATCATGAAATGGGTCTAACTATTGATGGACAGATTGGATACGCATTAGAGTCTGGTGATAAAGTAAAAATACGTCAGTCCGTCTATTATACTTACCTAGTCAAATGGAAGGAACGTTCCTTTTTTGAAGTAGTTCAAAAGAAATTACATGGATAA
- the recN gene encoding DNA repair protein RecN codes for MLRELSIRQFAIVEEVNIEFENGFHVLTGETGAGKSILLDALGLVLGGRSSSEYVRHGAQKAEVEAYFELESDHPVWAKLVSEGIETEEDGLIIRREVSENGKSTARINGKMVTRGLLREVGSLLVQIHGQHEHQTLLHVDEHIELLDHYGTDELRELRKQYEEWFHQAQTIEKRLKSLELNQQELAHKIDLYQFQLQELREARLVPGEEEELRQEQKKLSFGEKLQAKTEVAYQALTGESGGLDRIRWTAAQLSEISDVDEEVQEAFQMVEAAAFQLEEAVHFLSQYREKVEYNPERLHEVQDRLHTIQNLKRKYGEDVEEMIAYQEKVEQELENLTHHEDHCEELRQERDLCRGHLVELADKMTQLRKEAAVELEKKVEQELGELQMGNAVFHISFQTPTKTLYHRKGKDHVEFHIAPNPGEPLRPLAKIASGGEISRIMLALQSIFSGRGPVHTYVFDEIDTGVSGRAAQAIAEKIAKLAAHVQVLCVTHLPQVACMADRHFYISKQIMESSTRTTVVPLRFDGRQRELARMLGGVEVTETTLEHAEEMLLLADQVKRKVQRKLA; via the coding sequence ATGCTTCGAGAACTATCCATTCGGCAATTCGCCATCGTCGAAGAGGTAAACATAGAGTTCGAAAATGGTTTCCATGTCCTAACAGGAGAAACAGGTGCTGGGAAATCGATATTACTCGATGCCTTAGGGTTAGTATTGGGTGGAAGATCGTCCAGCGAATATGTCCGCCATGGGGCACAGAAAGCCGAAGTGGAGGCATACTTTGAGTTGGAATCCGATCATCCGGTCTGGGCAAAGCTTGTTTCGGAGGGAATCGAAACAGAAGAAGACGGTTTAATCATTCGTCGAGAAGTTTCGGAGAATGGAAAAAGTACGGCGCGGATTAATGGGAAAATGGTTACACGTGGCTTACTCCGTGAAGTTGGTTCGCTTTTGGTACAGATTCATGGGCAGCACGAACATCAAACCCTTCTTCATGTAGACGAGCATATCGAATTATTAGATCACTATGGAACAGACGAATTACGAGAACTACGCAAACAATATGAAGAGTGGTTTCACCAGGCTCAAACAATTGAAAAACGTTTAAAATCGCTTGAGTTAAACCAACAAGAATTGGCTCATAAAATAGATCTGTATCAGTTTCAGCTTCAAGAATTACGGGAAGCTAGATTGGTTCCAGGGGAAGAAGAAGAACTTCGTCAAGAACAAAAAAAGCTCTCTTTTGGGGAGAAGTTGCAGGCTAAGACAGAAGTTGCTTATCAAGCATTAACTGGGGAGTCAGGTGGTCTGGATCGAATTCGGTGGACGGCAGCGCAATTATCCGAGATATCAGATGTAGATGAAGAAGTGCAAGAAGCATTTCAGATGGTAGAAGCAGCAGCTTTTCAATTAGAAGAAGCAGTTCATTTCTTAAGTCAATATCGAGAAAAAGTGGAATACAACCCAGAACGCCTTCACGAAGTTCAAGATCGTCTGCATACCATCCAGAATTTAAAACGAAAATATGGAGAAGATGTGGAAGAGATGATAGCTTACCAAGAGAAAGTGGAGCAAGAGCTAGAGAATCTCACACATCATGAAGATCATTGTGAAGAATTGCGACAGGAACGGGATCTTTGCCGTGGTCATTTAGTAGAGCTTGCTGATAAAATGACACAACTGCGGAAAGAGGCGGCAGTCGAGTTGGAGAAGAAGGTAGAGCAAGAGTTAGGAGAGCTTCAGATGGGGAATGCTGTTTTCCATATTTCTTTCCAGACTCCGACCAAAACTCTGTACCATCGCAAGGGAAAAGATCACGTAGAATTTCATATTGCACCAAACCCTGGAGAACCACTTAGACCATTAGCCAAAATCGCCTCTGGAGGGGAAATTTCGCGGATTATGTTAGCTCTACAGAGTATTTTTTCCGGTCGTGGTCCAGTCCATACCTATGTTTTCGATGAGATAGATACAGGAGTAAGCGGCCGTGCTGCTCAAGCGATCGCAGAGAAAATTGCGAAGTTAGCAGCTCATGTTCAAGTATTATGTGTTACACACCTTCCGCAAGTTGCTTGTATGGCTGATCGTCATTTCTATATTTCGAAACAGATAATGGAGTCGTCCACACGTACAACCGTAGTCCCACTTCGATTTGATGGTAGACAGCGTGAATTGGCTCGTATGTTAGGTGGAGTCGAAGTGACAGAGACTACGCTTGAACATGCAGAGGAAATGCTTCTCTTGGCTGATCAAGTGAAAAGAAAAGTTCAGCGGAAGTTAGCATGA
- the xseB gene encoding exodeoxyribonuclease VII small subunit, protein MKDQQSDMKFELALKRLEEVVEQLESGEVPLEQSIQLFQEGTNLAGFCRERLAWAEQQIEVLVKENNGWAKKPFETEEDER, encoded by the coding sequence ATGAAGGATCAACAAAGTGATATGAAGTTTGAACTGGCCCTCAAGCGTTTGGAAGAAGTGGTAGAACAATTAGAGAGTGGCGAAGTACCGTTGGAACAATCCATTCAGCTGTTCCAAGAAGGGACGAATCTAGCAGGTTTTTGCCGTGAGCGTCTAGCATGGGCGGAACAACAGATCGAAGTGTTAGTGAAAGAGAACAATGGATGGGCAAAAAAGCCTTTTGAAACAGAGGAGGACGAACGCTAG
- the dxs gene encoding 1-deoxy-D-xylulose-5-phosphate synthase, translated as MLLEQIDSPEKLKKLKVDELPKLASEIRQFLIESLAGTGGHLASNLGVVELTLALHYLFDSPKDKLLWDVGHQAYVHKILTGRRGLFPTLRQKDGLCGFPKMRESEHDCWETGHSSTSLSGAMGMACARDLKGDDNRVIAIIGDGALTGGMALEALNHIGEQKTNLMVILNDNEMSISPNVGAIHNYLGRLRTHRHYHKVKDEVEFLLKKIPAVGDFTAKTLERVKDAFKTLMVSGVLFEKFGFTYLGPVDGHDLEELMECMRQADQVEGPVMLHVITRKGQGYQPAENDSVVYHGVGTYKIESGAFDKKKASAPAYPAVFGDTLMKLADLDSRVVAVTPAMITGSKLDKFQEKYPDRTFDVGIAEQHAATFAAGLATQGIKPFLAIYSTFLQRGYDQLVHDICRQKLNVVLAVDRAGFVGEDGETHQGVYDIGFMRSQPHIVIMMPKDENELQHMMYTAYQHNEGPVAIRYSKANGLGVPMDQEFRTIPIGKSELLQEGTDVALLGFGTMVQTAMIAAKELAEQGISARVINARFAKPLDEELLQQLHQEGIPIVTIEEGAIATGFGSAILEHYAEKEQKPDVKVFGIPDYYVEHGSIAQQLEEVGLTPKQVAESVSNWLKVMQRV; from the coding sequence TTGCTCCTAGAGCAAATTGATTCACCAGAAAAACTAAAGAAATTGAAAGTGGACGAGTTACCAAAATTAGCGTCGGAAATCCGCCAGTTTTTAATTGAAAGCTTGGCTGGGACAGGTGGGCACTTAGCTTCCAACCTCGGGGTAGTAGAGCTAACACTTGCACTGCATTATTTATTTGACAGCCCAAAAGATAAGCTTTTATGGGATGTGGGTCATCAAGCTTATGTTCATAAGATTCTGACAGGTCGTCGAGGCCTCTTCCCGACCTTGCGCCAAAAGGATGGACTATGTGGATTCCCTAAAATGCGTGAAAGCGAACATGACTGCTGGGAAACGGGACATAGTAGTACCTCCTTGTCAGGTGCGATGGGAATGGCTTGTGCCCGTGACCTCAAAGGGGACGACAACCGTGTTATTGCCATCATTGGGGATGGAGCACTAACAGGCGGGATGGCTTTAGAGGCTCTAAACCATATTGGAGAGCAAAAAACCAATCTGATGGTTATCTTAAATGATAATGAGATGTCAATTAGTCCTAACGTAGGCGCAATTCATAACTACTTAGGACGATTACGTACACATCGTCATTATCATAAAGTAAAAGACGAAGTAGAGTTCCTGCTTAAAAAGATTCCTGCTGTCGGTGACTTTACAGCTAAAACGTTAGAACGCGTAAAAGATGCGTTTAAGACCTTGATGGTATCCGGTGTCCTGTTTGAAAAATTCGGTTTTACTTACTTAGGCCCTGTAGATGGCCATGACTTAGAAGAGTTGATGGAATGTATGCGTCAGGCTGACCAAGTGGAAGGACCAGTCATGCTGCATGTTATCACTCGCAAAGGTCAAGGTTATCAACCAGCTGAAAATGACTCAGTTGTTTACCATGGTGTGGGTACGTACAAAATTGAATCAGGAGCTTTTGACAAGAAAAAAGCATCGGCTCCAGCATATCCTGCAGTATTTGGGGATACTCTGATGAAGTTGGCAGACTTAGATTCTCGAGTAGTAGCAGTAACTCCTGCGATGATTACGGGATCCAAACTGGATAAGTTCCAAGAAAAATATCCAGACAGAACTTTTGATGTGGGGATTGCAGAACAGCATGCAGCTACATTTGCAGCAGGACTAGCTACACAAGGTATCAAACCATTCCTTGCGATCTACTCAACATTTTTACAACGTGGTTATGATCAGTTGGTACATGACATTTGTCGACAAAAGCTAAATGTAGTACTAGCAGTAGACCGTGCTGGATTTGTTGGGGAAGATGGGGAAACCCACCAAGGAGTTTATGATATTGGATTTATGCGCTCTCAACCACATATCGTGATTATGATGCCAAAAGATGAGAACGAGCTTCAGCATATGATGTATACTGCATATCAACATAATGAAGGTCCAGTAGCCATTCGTTATTCTAAAGCCAATGGTTTGGGTGTTCCAATGGATCAAGAGTTCCGTACTATTCCGATTGGGAAATCGGAATTACTACAAGAAGGAACCGATGTAGCACTTCTTGGCTTTGGTACGATGGTGCAAACTGCGATGATTGCTGCAAAAGAATTGGCAGAACAAGGAATAAGCGCTCGCGTAATCAATGCTCGTTTTGCCAAGCCGCTTGATGAAGAACTATTGCAACAGTTACATCAGGAAGGAATTCCAATCGTTACCATAGAAGAGGGTGCGATTGCAACTGGATTTGGTAGTGCAATTTTGGAACACTATGCTGAAAAAGAACAAAAACCGGATGTAAAAGTCTTTGGGATCCCAGACTATTATGTAGAGCATGGATCGATTGCCCAGCAATTGGAAGAAGTAGGGTTAACTCCTAAACAGGTTGCGGAATCGGTAAGCAATTGGCTAAAAGTAATGCAAAGAGTCTAA